The following proteins are co-located in the Alcaligenes faecalis genome:
- a CDS encoding MFS transporter, which produces MSTQADPSRRNAFVLSGMQALGGANPALVVALSSLVGQKMASSPDLATLPVGIFNLGLAVGILPAAFLMRRLGRQGGYIIGALLGIGAGLLAAAGIYSLSFVMFCVGTLLAGLYASYVQSYRFAAADDASDAFRPKAISWVMAGGLLGAIIATQTIIHTQDIWPEHPFAAAFLAQAALAALVLPFAFSLRLAPGTRNQQEKIPYTGRPLRVIASNSYFIIAVIAGVASYVLMNFLMTASPLAMVMHGHSLKESTLGIQWHILAMFGPSFFTGNLIKRFGKIPVTFAGVLLLGLASIVALLGMTVPHFWVSLILLGLGWNFGFIGATNMVVDCYRPEERGRVQALNDFIIFTCVALSSFTSGRVLAVYGWYGVNTWTLPISAVVMLALAWLYFKNKRQPYFAT; this is translated from the coding sequence CACTGGTGGTGGCGCTCAGTAGTCTGGTTGGTCAAAAAATGGCCAGCAGCCCGGACCTGGCGACCTTGCCAGTAGGTATTTTCAACCTGGGTCTGGCAGTAGGCATTTTGCCTGCAGCGTTTCTGATGCGCCGCTTGGGACGCCAGGGTGGCTACATCATCGGTGCCTTGCTGGGCATAGGAGCAGGCCTGCTGGCCGCCGCCGGGATTTACAGCCTGTCCTTTGTCATGTTCTGTGTGGGCACGCTGCTGGCCGGGCTGTATGCCTCTTACGTACAAAGCTATCGCTTTGCCGCTGCCGATGACGCCAGTGATGCCTTCCGCCCCAAGGCCATTTCATGGGTCATGGCCGGAGGGCTGCTGGGAGCAATTATCGCCACCCAGACCATTATCCACACCCAGGACATCTGGCCGGAACACCCGTTCGCTGCTGCTTTTCTGGCACAGGCGGCATTAGCAGCCCTGGTCCTGCCCTTCGCCTTTAGCCTGCGCCTGGCACCGGGCACACGGAATCAGCAAGAAAAGATCCCCTACACCGGACGCCCCTTGCGCGTGATTGCCTCCAATAGCTACTTCATTATTGCGGTCATCGCTGGGGTAGCTTCCTACGTACTGATGAACTTTCTGATGACGGCTTCGCCCTTGGCCATGGTCATGCACGGCCATAGCCTGAAAGAGTCCACCTTGGGCATTCAGTGGCATATTCTGGCCATGTTCGGCCCCAGCTTCTTTACCGGCAATCTGATCAAACGCTTTGGCAAAATCCCCGTCACCTTTGCAGGCGTGCTCTTGCTGGGACTGGCCAGCATAGTGGCGTTGCTGGGCATGACCGTGCCGCACTTCTGGGTCAGCCTGATTTTGCTGGGTCTGGGCTGGAACTTCGGTTTCATCGGGGCCACCAATATGGTGGTGGACTGTTACCGCCCCGAAGAGCGTGGCCGTGTGCAGGCCTTGAATGACTTCATCATCTTTACCTGTGTGGCCTTGTCTTCTTTTACGTCAGGCCGCGTGCTGGCTGTGTATGGCTGGTATGGGGTCAATACCTGGACGCTGCCGATCTCGGCAGTGGTGATGCTGGCGTTGGCCTGGTTGTACTTCAAGAACAAGCGTCAGCCCTACTTCGCCACTTAA
- a CDS encoding aldo/keto reductase, giving the protein MRYEKLGSAPRVSRVGQGSWYVEQADGSQSRAAFQAGLDAGMNHIDTAEMYGDGQAETLIGQALQGRRHEAFLVSKVLPFKASRQGVIRACEASLKRLGTDYLDLYLLHWPGQVPLEETCAAFDRLVQQGKIRQWGVSNFDVPDLEELYDIVGPGEIACNQVLYHLNERAIEHAVMPWCREHKVSVVAYSPFGHDDFPELDSEGGAVLTEIAKHYQATARQVALAFLLRDPNVFVIPKASRAAHAQQNAAAGDLVLQPEHIQALDAQFPRGSRPAYLPMI; this is encoded by the coding sequence ATGCGATATGAAAAACTCGGTTCAGCACCGCGTGTTTCGCGTGTGGGCCAGGGCAGTTGGTATGTCGAGCAGGCCGATGGGTCGCAAAGCAGGGCGGCTTTCCAGGCTGGCTTGGACGCGGGCATGAACCATATCGACACCGCCGAGATGTATGGTGACGGACAAGCAGAAACCTTGATCGGTCAGGCTCTGCAAGGTCGTCGCCACGAGGCTTTTCTGGTGTCCAAGGTCTTGCCCTTTAAGGCTAGCCGTCAGGGCGTGATCCGTGCTTGCGAGGCCAGCCTGAAGCGTTTGGGTACGGACTATCTGGATCTGTATTTATTGCACTGGCCCGGCCAGGTTCCTTTGGAGGAAACCTGCGCGGCCTTTGACCGGCTTGTGCAGCAAGGCAAGATCAGGCAGTGGGGCGTCAGCAATTTTGACGTGCCGGATCTGGAAGAGCTGTACGACATCGTGGGGCCGGGTGAAATTGCCTGCAATCAGGTCTTGTATCACCTGAACGAGCGCGCCATTGAACACGCGGTCATGCCCTGGTGTCGAGAGCATAAGGTCAGCGTGGTGGCGTATAGCCCTTTCGGTCACGATGATTTCCCCGAGCTGGATTCTGAAGGCGGGGCCGTGTTGACCGAGATTGCCAAGCACTATCAGGCCACCGCACGCCAAGTGGCTTTGGCCTTTTTGCTGCGTGACCCCAATGTGTTTGTGATTCCCAAGGCATCGCGTGCGGCTCATGCCCAGCAAAATGCGGCCGCCGGAGATTTGGTGCTGCAGCCCGAGCACATTCAAGCATTGGATGCCCAGTTTCCACGCGGCTCCAGGCCCGCTTATTTACCAATGATTTGA
- a CDS encoding P-II family nitrogen regulator produces the protein MKQITAIIKPFKLDEVREALAELDVNGLTVTEVKGFGRQKGHTELYRGAEYVVDFLPKIRVDIVVAADRCDSVIEAIIKAAHTGKIGDGKIFVTPVEQAIRIRTSESGRDAL, from the coding sequence ATGAAACAAATTACGGCCATCATCAAACCCTTCAAGCTCGATGAAGTTCGCGAAGCTCTGGCAGAGCTGGACGTTAACGGCTTGACCGTGACGGAAGTGAAAGGCTTTGGTCGGCAAAAAGGCCATACCGAGCTGTATCGCGGTGCCGAATATGTGGTTGATTTTCTGCCCAAGATCCGTGTGGATATCGTCGTGGCAGCCGATCGCTGTGATTCGGTTATCGAAGCCATTATCAAAGCTGCCCATACCGGCAAGATTGGCGATGGCAAGATTTTTGTGACACCGGTCGAGCAGGCTATCCGTATCCGTACTTCGGAAAGCGGCCGCGACGCACTTTAA
- a CDS encoding mechanosensitive ion channel family protein: MRAPFWGWRDKEEYMEQDSTFADLLGWQWIEAYLPQDRWVQILAGLAMLTVLVWVVSWLTSSVLSRLVRRLLKVAGKDDWARALVKKRFVRHVGYAVPLLVVSSNLSLLPLAKTLLEVVERVALLGFLVFLIMAIVSLLGAWQEVYANSSKGRTKSIKGYVEVAKIAVWAIGIIVMISVILDQSPVLLLSGLGALSAVLLLVFKDTLLSLVASTQMSTNDMLRIGDWIEMKQAGADGFVIDIALHTVKVQNWDKTVTTIPTYKLFSESYRNWRQMFESGGRRIKRTLSIDASSVRFLTPAEVDNLSRFALLRDYLTEKKEDLERSNQELSRAGMDAVNYRRLTNLGTFRAYCTAYIKRHAEIHQDMIQMVRMMDPTTEGIPIEVYCFTNKTAWVDYERIQGDIFDHILAVLPEIGLRLFQSPTGRDLSLGLSLAAESHRPSLPDSTKDSL; the protein is encoded by the coding sequence ATGCGGGCCCCTTTTTGGGGCTGGCGGGATAAGGAAGAATACATGGAGCAAGACAGTACCTTTGCCGATTTGTTGGGATGGCAATGGATCGAAGCGTATTTACCGCAGGATCGCTGGGTACAGATATTGGCCGGTTTGGCGATGCTGACGGTGCTGGTCTGGGTTGTCAGTTGGTTGACCAGTTCCGTTCTCTCGCGCCTGGTACGGCGTTTGCTGAAAGTGGCGGGTAAGGATGACTGGGCACGAGCCCTGGTGAAAAAGCGGTTTGTACGCCATGTGGGTTATGCCGTGCCTTTGCTGGTGGTCAGCTCCAATCTGAGCCTGTTGCCCTTGGCCAAGACTTTGCTGGAAGTGGTCGAACGGGTGGCCCTGCTGGGCTTTCTGGTCTTTCTCATCATGGCGATTGTCAGTCTCCTGGGGGCGTGGCAAGAGGTCTATGCCAATTCCAGCAAGGGGCGCACCAAGTCGATCAAGGGCTATGTGGAAGTGGCCAAGATCGCGGTGTGGGCCATTGGCATTATTGTCATGATCTCTGTCATTCTGGATCAATCGCCCGTTCTGTTGCTCTCCGGTCTGGGTGCCTTGTCGGCAGTGCTGTTGCTGGTTTTTAAAGACACCTTGTTGTCACTGGTGGCCAGCACGCAAATGAGCACCAATGACATGTTGCGCATCGGTGACTGGATCGAGATGAAACAGGCTGGGGCAGACGGTTTCGTGATTGATATCGCCTTGCATACAGTCAAGGTCCAGAACTGGGACAAGACCGTCACGACTATTCCCACCTACAAGCTATTTTCCGAGAGCTATCGTAATTGGCGTCAGATGTTCGAGTCGGGGGGGCGACGTATCAAACGCACCTTGAGCATTGATGCTTCCAGTGTTCGTTTTTTGACTCCGGCGGAAGTCGATAACTTGTCGCGTTTTGCCTTGCTGCGTGATTATTTGACGGAGAAGAAAGAAGATCTGGAACGATCCAATCAGGAGCTGAGCCGTGCGGGTATGGATGCGGTCAATTATCGCCGCCTGACCAATCTGGGTACCTTCCGTGCCTATTGCACGGCCTATATCAAACGCCACGCTGAAATCCATCAGGACATGATCCAAATGGTGCGCATGATGGACCCTACAACCGAAGGTATCCCTATCGAGGTGTATTGCTTTACCAATAAAACCGCCTGGGTGGACTACGAGCGCATCCAGGGCGATATTTTTGACCATATTCTGGCCGTGCTGCCTGAAATCGGCTTGCGTCTGTTCCAGTCGCCTACTGGTCGGGATTTAAGCCTGGGCTTGAGTCTGGCAGCCGAAAGTCATCGCCCTTCTTTGCCGGACAGTACCAAAGATTCTCTTTAA